Proteins encoded by one window of Papio anubis isolate 15944 chromosome 7, Panubis1.0, whole genome shotgun sequence:
- the NAA30 gene encoding N-alpha-acetyltransferase 30 — translation MAEVPPGPSSLLPPPAPPAPAAAEPHCPFPAGAALACCSEDEEDDEEHEGGGGGRSPAGGESTTVATKGHPCLRCPQPPQEQQQLNGLISPELRHLRAAASLKSKVLSVAEVAATTATPDGGPRATATKGAGVHSGERPPHSLSNNARTAVPSPAEAAAASDPAAARNGLAEGTEQEEEEEDEQVRLLSSSLTADCSLRSPSGREVEPGEDRTIRYVRYESELQMPDIMRLITKDLSEPYSIYTYRYFIHNWPQLCFLAMVGEECVGAIVCKLDMHKKMFRRGYIAMLAVDSKYRRNGIGTNLVKKAIYAMVEGDCDEVVLETEITNKSALKLYENLGFVRDKRLFRYYLNGVDALRLKLWLR, via the exons ATGGCGGAGGTACCGCCTGGGCCTAGCAGCCTCCTCCCACCACCAGCACCTCCGGCCCCGGCGGCGGCCGAGCCCCACTGTCCCTTCCCGGCGGGGGCCGCCCTCGCCTGCTGCAGCGAGGACGAGGAGGACGACGAGGAGCAcgaaggcggcggcggcggcaggagCCCGGCGGGCGGGGAGTCGACGACGGTGGCGACCAAGGGGCATCCGTGCCTCCGCTGCCCTCAGCCGccgcaggagcagcagcagctcaACGGATTGATTAGCCCCGAACTGCGGCACCTCCGGGCGGCCGCCTCCCTCAAGAGCAAGGTCCTGAGCGTAGCCGAGGTGGCCGCGACCACGGCCACCCCTGACGGAGGCCCCAGAGCGACTGCAACAAAAGGAGCCGGGGTACACTCGGGGGAGAGGCCCCCTCACTCCCTCTCTAATAATGCAAGAACTGCGGTCCCCAGCCCGGCGGAGGCAGCGGCGGCGAGCGATCCCGCGGCGGCCCGCAATGGACTGGCCGAGGGCAccgagcaggaggaagaggaggaagacgAGCAGGTGCGGCTGCTGTCTTCGTCCCTGACCGCCGACTGCAGCTTAAGAAGCCCTTCGGGCAGGGAGGTTGAGCCTGGAGAGGATCGGACGATACGATATGTCCGATATGAATCCGAGCTACAAATGCCCGATATCATGAGACTGATCACCAAAGATCTGTCCGAACCCTACTCCATTTATACCTATAGATATTTTATCCACAACTGGCCACAGCTGTGCTTCTTG gccATGGTAGGGGAGGAGTGTGTAGGTGCCATCGTTTGCAAGTTGGATATGCACAAAAAGATGTTCCGCAGAGGTTATATAGCCATGTTAGCCGTGGATTCCAAATACAGGAGAAATGGCATtg GTACTAACTTGGTTAAGAAAGCTATATATGCCATGGTTGAGGGAGACTGTGATGAG GTTGTTTTGGAAACCGAAATAACAAATAAGTCTGCTTTGAAACTTTATGAAAATCTTGGTTTTGTTCGAGATAAGAGGCTGTTCAGATACTATTTAAATGGAGTTGATGCACTGCGACTTAAACTGTGGCTGCGTTGA